GAGGCGACGGCGTCGACCCGCAGCCCGTCGACGTGCATCTCCTCGAACCAGAAGAGGGCGTTCGCCACGAGGAAGTTGCGCACGCGCGGGTTGCCGTAGTCGAAGACGTAGGTGCCCCAGTCGAGCTGCTCGCCGCGTCGCGGGTCGGCGTGCTCGTAGAGCGGCTGGCCGTCGAAGCGCGCGAGCGCCCACTCGTCTTTCGGGAAGTGCCCGGGCACCCAGTCCATGATCACGCCGATGCCCGCGCCGTGCAGCCGGTCGATGAGGTACTTCAGGTCGTCGGGGGAGCCGAACCGCGAGGTCGCTGCGTAGTAGCCGGTCACCTGATAGCCCCATGAGCCGCCGAACGGATGCTCCGCGAGCGGCATGAACTCGACGTGCGTGTAGCCCAGCCACTCGAGGTACTCGATGAGCTCGTCGGCGACGTCGCGGTAGCCCTTGCCGGGGCGCCACGAGCCGAGGTGCAGCTCGTAGATGCTCATGGGCAGCGCGTGCAGGTCCGCGGCGGCGCGGCGCGACATCCATTCGCCGTCGGCCCACTCGTGGGTGCTGCGCGACACGACGGAACCCGTGGCGGGGGAGACCTCGGCCTGGCGAGCCATCGGGTCGGCCTTCATGATCCAGTCGCCGGCGGCGGTGAGCAGCTCGAACTTGTAGACCGCGCCGGGCTCGACGTCGGGGATGAAGAGCTCCCAGATGCCGGTCGGACCCATGCTGCGCATCGCGTGCCCGGTGCCGTCCCAGCGGTTGAACGCACCGGTCACGCGCACCGCCACCGCGCGCGGCGCCCACACGGTGAACGCGGTGCCGCCGACGCTGCCGCCGACGCCCCAGTGCTCGCGGTGGTGGGCACCGAGCACTCGCCAGAGCTCTTCGTGCCGGCCCTCGCCGATGAGGTGCAGGTCGAGTTCGCCGATGGTCGGCGCGAAGCGGTAGGGGTCGTCGCTCGTCCAGTCCGAACCGTCGGCATAGCGGGCGCGCACCCGGTAGTCGGTGGGGCCGAAGGCGCCGGCGCCGGCCCAGATGCCATGACCGACGTGTTCGAGCGGGAGCACGCCGCCGCCGGGGAGGACCGCCTGGACCGATTCCGCGAGCGGCCGTCGGGTGCGGATCGCGGTGAGCGGACCGGCGAGCTGCGGCTCCTCGAACCCGTGCTGGCCGAGCACCGAGTGCGGGTCGTGGTGGCGCCCCTCGGCGACGGCGGCGAGCACGTCGTCGGCGATGGCTGGTGCGGCGAGCGGTTCAGGCATCCGTGGCCCTTCTCACGTGCAGGATGTGCGCGGGCCGCGTGAACGCGTCGAGTCGCACGTAGTTGGCGGCGCCCCACTCCCAGCGTTCGCCGGTGACGAGCTCGTCGACCTCGAAGCGGGTGCCGGGCTCGAGGCCGATCGCCTCGAGGTCGAGGTGCACCGTCGTCTCCCGCACGGAGTGCGGATCGACGTTGGCCACGACGATGATCGTGTCGTCGGCGCCCGTGCCGGTGAAGCGGCCGTCGAGGTGCTTGGAGTAGACGAGCACCGAGTCGTCGTCGCTCGCGTGGAAGCGGATGTTGCGGAGCTGGCCGAGCGCCGGGTGCTCGGCGCGGATGCGGTTGAGGATGCCGAGGTAGAGCGCGAGCGAACGCCCCTCGCGCTCGGCGGCCGCGAAGTCGCGCGGCTTGTACTCGTACTTCTCGTTGTCGATCGCCTCTTCGGCGCCGGGGCGGGCGACCGATTCGAAGTGCTCGAACCCCGAGTACACGCCCCAGAGCGGCGCCGCCGTCGCGGCGACGGTCGCCCGCACGGTGAACGCGGCCGGACCGCCGAACTGCAGGTACTCGGTGAGGATGTCGGGGGTGTTGACGAAGAGGTTCGGCCGCATGAAGTCGGCGGTCTCCTGCGAGACGCTGGTCAGGAACTCCTCGAGCTCGGCCTTCGTGTTCCGCCACGTGAAGTACGAGTACGACTGCTGGAAGCCGACCATCGCGAGCGCCTGCATCATCGCCGGCCGGGTGAAGGCCTCGGCGAGGAACACGACGCCCGGGTCATCCGTGTTCACCGCCGCGATCAGCCGCTCCCAGAACGCGAGCGGCTTCGTGTGCGGGTTGTCGACGCGGAAGATGCGCACGCC
The DNA window shown above is from Agromyces cerinus and carries:
- the glgB gene encoding 1,4-alpha-glucan branching protein GlgB, producing MPEPLAAPAIADDVLAAVAEGRHHDPHSVLGQHGFEEPQLAGPLTAIRTRRPLAESVQAVLPGGGVLPLEHVGHGIWAGAGAFGPTDYRVRARYADGSDWTSDDPYRFAPTIGELDLHLIGEGRHEELWRVLGAHHREHWGVGGSVGGTAFTVWAPRAVAVRVTGAFNRWDGTGHAMRSMGPTGIWELFIPDVEPGAVYKFELLTAAGDWIMKADPMARQAEVSPATGSVVSRSTHEWADGEWMSRRAAADLHALPMSIYELHLGSWRPGKGYRDVADELIEYLEWLGYTHVEFMPLAEHPFGGSWGYQVTGYYAATSRFGSPDDLKYLIDRLHGAGIGVIMDWVPGHFPKDEWALARFDGQPLYEHADPRRGEQLDWGTYVFDYGNPRVRNFLVANALFWFEEMHVDGLRVDAVASMLYLDYSRAEGEWLPNIHGGREHLEAIGFLQEATATAYKRNPGIVMIAEESTSWPGVTAPTESGGLGFGYKWNMGWMHDSLQYIQNDPMYRSHHHHDLTFSFLYAFSEHFVLPISHDEVVHGKGSLVRKMPGDHWQQLANVRAYLAFMWAHPGKQLLFMGQEFGQLSEWSEERGLDWWILDQPSHRQLAEFVGALNRGYRATPALWQLDDDAAGFEWVEGGATAENVIAFLRYDRERRPLLCVVNFAGVPHEGFRLGLPSAGRWREVMNSDAAEFGGSGVGNLGVVDAVAEPWAGRPASASFTLPPLGAVWFALDTLPVE